Genomic window (Macaca mulatta isolate MMU2019108-1 chromosome Y, T2T-MMU8v2.0, whole genome shotgun sequence):
GTATCCTGTTGATCTTTCTACCAGACCATAAAGTCTTTCTCTAAAGCCTGTAAGAATCTGAGGATTTTCCATCATCTGAACAAATCTGCTTTGATTTTTGTCTCTTcaccagtttcttttctttctttctttctttttttttttttttttgggacggagtcttgctctgtcacccaggctggagtgcagtggccggatctcagctcactgcaagctccgcctcccgggtttacgccattctcctgcctcagcctcccgagtagctgggactacaggcgcccgacacctcgcccggctatttttttgtatttttttagtagagacggggtttcaccgtgttagccgggatcgtctctcgatctcctgacctcgtgatccgcccatctcggcctcccaaagtgctgggattacaggcttgagccaccgcgcccggccaaccagtttcttttcttttcttttttcttgaaaaggagtctcactctgttgcccaggctggaatgcaatggcacaatctcagctcactgcaacctctgcctcctgggttatagcaattctctgcctcagccccccgactagctgggactacagacatgcaccatcacacctaatttttatatttttagtagagacagggtttcaccatgttggccaggctagtcttgaatttgtgatccaccctctttgtcccaaagagctgggattacaggcatgaagcaccACAGCCAGCCCCAAATCTTGTCCAAGATGAGACTCTTCTTTGTTGTCAATGTCTGCCATGTAAGAACTCTGACATGAAATCCCTCATttctgttttagttattttggtGGATGAAAATGGCATATTTGTGCATTCTCTGGAAATGTTATAACAAAGACACTCCGTGTaactattattacattttaactCACAAATTCTTTCTCAAGAGTCTGGTCTGAGGGTCCCCATACTGTTTCAAGGGGAATTTCAAAACTATTTccaggctgagtgcggtggctcaggcctgtaatcccagcacttcggtaggcagaggtgggcagatcacaaggagattgaggccatcttggctaacacagtgaaaccttgtctctgctaaaactacaaaaaaaattggctgggcgtggtggcgggcacctgtagttccagctactcgggaggctgaggcagcagaatggagtgaacctgggaagtggagctggcagtgagccgagatcgcgccactgcactccagcttgggcgacaaagtgagactcctcaaaacaacaacaacaacaatttccATATAACTATAAATACTGCCTTTTGCATTCTTATTTTTCCGCAGGTGTACAGTGGAATTTTCTGGAGGCTACATGACGTGATAAGAAAACAGACTGAAAAAGGGAATACATCTATAAAGAGAAAATTGCTATCACTGTTTTTGGTTGGGAAAATTTGTATGAGCTAAACATGTTATTCTTTTCATAATCAAACATTCTTCTCATAAGTGTTGGTTCTGTACCATTCCTCAAAGGTggtaattttttgaaatatgttatTGTAGATTCATGATTTTGGATACATTGAATGGTTAAGTGCATTTCTATAACGTGTTATTATGATACTCATTATTAGTCAGTACAAGCCTCTTCAAACTGGATCACAACATTTTTTGACACACCCTAGTAAtgatgtattttgcatgtgagaaatAAGATGCATTTGAGCGACCAGAGGGTATTCTGGGCTGAAATGGGTCCTTCCCCAAATTATAACTCCAAGTACCTCCAACTGTGCCTGCATTTGCagagaggtaattaaggtaaaatgaagtAATATGGGTGATCTCTAATTCAATACTAGTGTCCTTACAAGAGAGTCAGACATAGACACAGGGTGAAGATCAGGTGAAGACAATGATATGGCTGCCATCACTAAAAGTCAACTAGAAAGGCCTTGGAATAAATCAAACCTATCAATACTTTGACCTTGGACTTGGGGCTTCTGACattgtgagaaaatgaatttctgttgatTAAACCACTCAGTGTGGGATTTCCTCATGGCCGCCATAGCAGCCGAATACACTTAGTTCTATAAAactttttgagattttttaagATACGATGTCTTTAAATTTTGGTTCCATAAAGCTTTTTGAGACATTTTAGATAACatgcttttaaattttggtaTATGAATGAATGCTGTACTATTGAAGTGTCTCTGCTTTCTCAAAAACTACTataatctttcttttgtaaattcctTCTTagtaatggaaagaaaaattcagtttttttttttcttcatcttcttttggAAAAAGACATAAAGACATTGTACTGTCTCTTGCTTATGCAATTGTAGCTACTTTATTGAAACCATGATCTTTGTGAGCTGGTTACTTTCAAAGCTGAGACACATTAGCAACTCTGAACAACAGGTACATTTTATCAGTAATAAAAGCTTATTTGCTTTGCAGCCAGTTATTTTGTATTCACAATATACTTTTGAAATATTATCTCATCATTGTCCTTGTATAAATTTTCCCTCTGTTGtgtctgagaaaataaaaagatgtaatATAGTTGACTTCATCTGTGGAGTCATTTATAATCTTTCTTGGACTGTAATAAAGACTCTTCTTATATGACAACTACAATTAGACCATCCTTTCCTTGTCTCTTAAGAAAAGTTAACATTATGAATGAAAAGTAGTGTCAAAAGCTGTTTAAACTTTCATTATCTAAACTACCTCTGATCTTTTAGATTAGgaaacatctttttttcctttatattcctTAGCTGTTCTTTCTGAAGTGCTTTATATATTGGTAATTTTTGATAATAATGGGATTTTTGATTAGCATAGAAGTATTAACAATGTTTGCCTTTTTTGTGTTCTGACCATGCTGCTTACAGTTGAGTGGATGATATGAGATCCCATTCTTGACATATCATAGCATTAAATGAAGGCCTTTGGGAAATATTTGAtttacagctgtaatcccagtgctttgggagaccatggCTGTTACACTGAACTGGAGAGTTCAAAGCCGAGTGAACTATGAAggggctactgcactccagcctgggtggcaagagccAGGTACTCTCTCTAAAAACTTTATCAGTATTTTGAAGTTATGTTAATTATGTATGAAATTAGGCTAGTTCTTCACTGAAAGACATTGTAAAAATACTTCTTTCCACAAAATACATTGTCTTAACTTGATGAAATTTTCTCAAACaagatttacatttatttatttatttaaatataggatcttgctctgtcataaaggctggagtgtggtgtcACAATCATAGCCCAACTGGGCTTAAGCCTCCccacagctgggactacaggcgtgtaccaacacacccagctcttttcagttttttttgtacagatgtaTCTCCCTGTTttccaggcttgtctccaactctcAGTTGAGCACAAGCTGATTttatctcagccttccaaagtgttttggaattacaggggtgagctgcCTCTCATTTATCATGTTTGAAACAAAATGTAACCACTTGAGAAAAAAAGGTCAAACCAATGGTTTGAAAAGAGAATTGCTATCCAGCCACTAATCTCATTATACCAACTATGTAccattggtttttcttttgtaaagcaTTTTATGACTTTTAGGTGTCTCAGGTAAGGACAAGATGATTTCTGTGAGTTTTAAAAATCGGTATGCTAGAAAACTGAAATACTTAGCCTCTACATTTAGAGGTTACTGGCTCTGGCctgcaggctgcagtgcagtggcttgatcacagctgTCGGCCTGTatcttctggcctcaagcgatactccagccttggcctcccaaagcgctcgGAGGTGAGCCACGGCGATAGGCATATTTAACTTTTTAGTAGCAGCTTTCAAACACAGTCCGAGTCCCAAGTTTAATAGGAAGTTAGCGCGCATAAAACCGTAATGAAAACACATACACGTTTTTGTAGTTTATCAGTACAAGCTGTTTaatcaaatgcattttaaaggttttttaaactttaagaggataattttgtaagaaaacaaTCCCCAAACCAATTGTTAGTTTACACTTATTAACGAATGTGCATAATTCATTGTTTATGAGAAAATTACACAAAACTGACCTTTCAAGGATGCCAAAAGATGAAACATTGCAATAGAGAACGTATACTAAACATTACAGACCTTGGTCAAAATACCTACGTTAACATAAAAAACTCAAATGGCTTAGTAATTGATTTAGGATAACCCTCCCCTCCTCTTGCCTGCACACTGGTAAGtccatttacttttttcttttaatttttaaatcgaACGTAGGAGCCAGTGGGGGATGCTGTCTGTATCTGTATCTCTGCATCTGCTTTCCTCCTCAACCCtaggaataaagaaaacacatttactGCGTGCGGGGGGTCTAAGGACAAGCAAACAATGAGAGCTGTTGCCTTGGCTAGGACTGGCGCGGAGAGGCAATAGGTCTCGGGGAGGCCTGGGGCAGGGTGTGGGAGATTAGGAATCCGAGGTCCACCGGAGATGGCAGGGGGTGGCCTGGCCGGTGCGGGGCCGCTTGCCTGTACGCCACCGACTGAGGCGGTGGCGCGCGAGTAGTGGTGACGGCGGGCGGGAGCGCGGAAGAAAAGAACGTTGTGACGGAAACTCCGGCTGCCGGAGACCCCACCGCAGTGAGGTCACTGGACTCCCCAGTCTCGGGGCGTGACCGGCGGCGACCCGGGGCGCCGGGAGGCCCACCGGGCGGAGGGGGCCCAACTACCATCCCGCATATTCCTGGGTCTCTCTCCCGGGCGGTGACGTGACGTGCTGACGGCGGGCCTGTGCCGGGGAGCTGGGCCGCTTTTTGTCAGCTCCGAGCtcggcccctcctccctccctccgccCGCCCTACCAGCCGGAGCCCGGCCCAGTGCTCCAGAGAAAGGCCGGCCTGCAGCACCCGCCGCTGTCGCCGGCGGCCCGCAAGTCCGTCGGGTGAGTCCCGCGTGCCCCCGCGGCCGCGGGGCCTAGTGCGCGCGCAGTAACTTGCTCGTGGCCTGGTCGGCGTCCCGTAGGGCGCCCTCCCGCGCTAGGCCGGCCGGCGTGGCGCTCGGCGCCGAACAGGCCCCGAGGAGGCCGCAGTTAGGCCTGGGAATAATTCGGCCGCCCTGAGAGGATGCGGAGGTGCGCTCCGTAAGCGGGCAGGGGTGGGAAAAGGTCGCCTGTTTGTTCGGAAGGCGGTTGGTGGACCTGGGGTCGAACCACTGCAGACCCAGGGCGCGGCACGGGGGCGAGGCCTGGCgaggaggcgaaggctgcaggcGTGAGGTGAAGGCCGGAGGCCTGCTGGGCCTATTTTCGCTATGTAAATGTCCGCGAAGGGGAGGAGGGACCGGGGGCAAGATGGCGGATAGTAGGCGCCTGCTGCTGGGGAGTATTGAAAGTGTTGTCGGGAGGCGGAGCCGCCATTTTGAAGGCGGTATCTGGAAAAGAATTCCGTTATGATCCTTGAGCCGGGGATGGGGAAAAGGGCGGCCGCGGCGGCGGCTGCGGCCGCCCAGATTCCGGCGCGACGGCGTGTCTGCGCGACGGGGCGTGCTCGTTCCCTTGGCGGCCTTTGCCTTTGTCGCCATGCGCGCGCTTACATTCCAGACTCCTGCAGCAGCGCCACCTCTCGGCCTTCCCCTCACAGCCCGTCCCTGGCTGGAGGCTGTGTCGGCTACGCTTTAGCTGACATGCTGCAGACGTCTGTTCGGGTGCCGGAGTCGCAGCGCTCCCTGCTCTGTGTCTTTCCCAGAGTCTATAGCACCCTACTGGGCAGGTGGCACTTAGGGCACCTGGGCTCACGAGAGCACATAAAttccagaaaattttattttctcctaattAAAGTCATTATGTGGCTGTTCGGGGACCTTCCATGCGCTTATTTTGCAACCATCATTGCCTCCTCGAGGATCTGAAAAATATCAATGGGATTTATTATAAAAAAAGTTATTAGACATCATTCGATAGACAGTACAGTACAAATTATATAGCACGAGGGCAGAGGAATAAAATTTTAAGGCGACTTCTCTCATTTATGTGGAAAAACTTTTGATGAGCTGTATTTAAACGAGCTTTTTAGTCTGGATACTTTTTTTTGAGTAAGAGATGGAAAATAGGCAGAAGaggtatttttctctttgaaggaCAATACATTACTTGTAGGTTCATATACCCATGATGACATTgagattttatttgaaatttcttaTACAGTTTCATCTTCAAAAGACTTGTTAGCATTTTGTGCAACTTTGCTGGCAAATTGGAGCACAGTAGCGTGAGCGTTGGACAGTGCTAGGTACTAAGAAAGATTTAAAAGGCGCTTAATGCAGAACGTGACTGCAAAAAGTTTGCTGTGGGCATTTCACAGGAAGGCGAGGTTTCAGGTTGCaaaattgggaaaggattcctGAAGTAGATAATGGGGTTTAGCTAGGGTTACTGAGGGATGAGTAGGATTTTCTTAGGTAGGGTGGGAGTAGGAGAGGTCATTACAAGAATGAAATGTCTGTAGAAAATGGCAAATATTTACGGTTTGGCTGGAGTGTGTAATATAGATAGGAAAGGGATACAAATTTAGGCTGTAAAAGATAGATTCTGAAATGCGTTCGTGGCACACCTGAGATTATGCTGAGCTCTGGCTGCAGCTGTTAGAACAGTTTCAAGGCTGAGAAGCATTGAGGGCTAGTAGTAAATTGGTGTTTCCGTTACCGGATAGATGATCAAGAATGTAGCTATTTTTTGGCcggatgtggtgactcatgcctgtaatcccagcactttgggaggccgaggcgacgaggtcaggagatcgaaaccatcctagctaagacggtgaaaccccctctctactaaaaatacaaaaaattagcagggcgtggtggcgggcgcctgtagtcccagctacttgggaggctgaggcaggagaatggcgtgaacgcgggaggcggagcttgtagtgagcctggatcgcgccactgcactccagcctgggcgacagagcgagactctgtctcaaaaaaaacaaaaacaaaaacaaaaaacaaaacaaaaaaaaaaccagttgtCAGAAATGCAGTAGCCTTCAGATGGCTGTATGCAAACATTGCCCTTCTTGGTGAAGGTAATCCTCTGATGAAAATAGTCTTCAGGTGAGCAAGCTTTAAAATTGGCAGTTCACTTTATATGTGAGGGTCCTAGATGCAGTAGTTTCAGAGAACATGTACAGCACTTGTTTCCTAGACTTTTACAATTTATAAAAGGCAGGTTTTCAGTTTTCCCAGACTTTAGCATATCAGAGCTCTGATGATTCAAAGAAGTCTGAAGGAAACTAGAGATTGATGGTTTACAAAAGTGTGGCAGTGTATTGCAGGAGGtagtcaaaggaaaaaaaaaattttttttttgttttgttttgagagagagactggctctgtcgcccagactggagtgcagtggcgcgatctcggctcactgcaagctctgcctccagattcacaccattctcctgcctcagcctccccaggaggtggaaccacaggagcccgccaccacacccggctaatttttttgtatatttagtagaaacggggtttcaccatgttagccaggatggtctcgatctgctgacgtcgcgatccacccatctcggcctcccgaagtagtgggattacaggcgtgagccaccgcgcccggccatcaaaGCAAATTTTTAATGCAATCTAGTTGTTGACTTGCTAAGGGCCAACATAAACTGTAGAGGTAGTTGCTTTATATCTTGACAACTGAAGAGCTGTAAAGAAGATAGAATTGTATCTTGTACAGTACAGCAGTTGTAGATGTTCCAGTACATCAGCAATGGATGTGCAAAAAGAAGACAGGCAAGTGCATAGTTTTAAAGGATTTATAAGGAAATTGTTAAGTAAAAAGTACTTTTTTGCCTGATGGGATAGACCTTGACGatctgttagttttttttttttttttttgagacagtctcgttctgtcacccggCCTAGAGTGCATTgttgctatctcagctcactgcaacctctgcctcctgggttcaagcgattctcctgccttagccttcgaagtagctggaactacaggtgtgtgccaccatacccagctaatttttaatttttgtagttttagtagaaatggagtttcaccatgttggccaggctggtctcaacctccaaacctcagatgatccacctgccttggcttcctaaagtggtaggattacaggcgtgaaccactgtgccggACTTCTGCTAGCCAATTATCTTGGATAAATGAGTTGTTAGTTTttaatttatgtgtattttttaaatagatgccccccttttttttttaaagcatacagtgcttatatatatatatatatatatatatatatataaataactctgaCTCTGTTTACATTTGTATTGTCACTAATTGCTACCTTTGAATTGTTGCATTTATGCGTTCTGGCAATTGCAAACTTTTTTTAGATTCTTAAGTTCTTCAATGCCAGCATATTATTTTGTTACTGAATTGAGAAAGATAGATGACCATATGATGCAAATGTTTGATCTCATTCATTTCATACTTTTGCTTTAGTTCTTCCTTcactttactttcttttgttgGGAGAAGTGTTGCTTTCAAAGTTCATTTTCTCTGTTTACCCTTTCCTTACTCTCTGCCTGCCCCTTTCTATAAATATTCATAGATATGCTTATTTTACAAAAAGCGTATCTGTCTTCTCTTTAGTTTCACTAgtacttttatttctattcttcccACTTCTAAATCTGGTATTTCTCAACATGTGAAACTGTTCCACAGCAGGTAATTGGTGTGTCACCTGAAAGTGTACTGCATTTCAGAAACTCTCTGTCCTTTCTTTGTCTGCTCTGGTCATTTTCCTAACCTAAATGTGGAATTTAACTTGAGATTAATTACTCGTTTTCTCCAAACTTCTTCCCTGGCATCCCTGTCTCTTATTCTCACTCATCAAATTTCTCATCTAGCATTTACAGTTACTTACTGAACACCTCCATCCTGACCTTTTATTAACAGTCCATATTCAATATTGCTGAAACCAAATTtatctggcacagagtaggtgcccAGTAATGTGCATTGAACCTCTTTTGCCCTAGAGTCCCTAAAATAATTCCTGCTTTTTGCTATCTTCCTTTTCCAGACACTACCGTTTTACCAGGCTTTCTTTCATCCTTGTCACTTAGAGCAGTGTAGATATCTTTAATTAACATTTAATCTATTGTATTCTAAATGTAGgtttatacttttgttttcatCCCTAACTTTTGAAGCCCTTAATTATAGTAGATAGTTTCTTACCTTGATTTGTTCCGCTAACAGAATGATCTGGCAgataaacattatttcaaaaaaatcatttgaaataatttaatgcAGAGATTTATATGGAGTTGAATGGCCCTCCAATTGAAGTTAAGGAGCCAAATAGTGTTCTTGAATTGTGTAAGTATTGAGTGTTCATTTTTTGAAGGCAGCAGATGAAAACAGGATTCTCAGGAACATGTTTCCACCATTGCTTTAACCATCTACCTTGGCTGACAGCCCATTCTTTTTCTTACTAAATTGTTTTAAACatagtattttaataaatatggcGCTCTTATTTAGCTGTAAAATGTAATAAAGGAGAGTAACTAGATTTTAACCAAATTTTGCTTAATTGAAAGAGGAATTTTAATCTAGGAAAGGCACAAAGGAATCTAGGAGAGACACAAAGGAATCTACGtcaatgactttaaaaaattaacagttaATATATTAAACatgtaaattataaaatcttTTGTCCTTAGTAGGCAAGTATAAATCTGTTGTAACAGATTGTAACAAATGTTACAGTCTTTCAcacttgtttcatttttttttttttaatttaaagaaatggAATTGTGCAGGTCATTTTAAAGAGTTGCCTTCAGTGCTTCTCAATCCTGCTTCTTTTTCCCCAGACTGGTTTCCTTGTATGTGTTATAACTTCAGGAAGTTATCATAGAGTATGtgtcattttgtgtattttttatcaCTCAACAGTGAGTTTTTGAGTTTCTTTCATGTTATCTGTGGATCTAATGTTTTAGTTAGCAAAAGTTGGTCTAGGAACCCATGGGGATCTTTGGCACCTTTTCAGATGTCTGtgagagaaaaacaatttttaaaaaaataccaagaaGTAATTTACCTTTTTTACTCTTATTAGCCCATGAATGTAGTGTACAGTAGAGTTTTCAAGAGTTTCACATGTTTCAGAAAgttgaatgcagaagcagatagaGGAAtccatctgttttattttaagcCAGGTATTAAAAAGattaacataaaaatttataatttggaAAGTACTTTTAATAGTGTTATTTATCTTAATATTAATGGTTTATTAGTTTTAAGTGAACAAACATAAATAAACTTTTCCTAAAATTAGTAGGCACTACCTTTTAAAATGGTATATGTTGATAATAAAACCTGCTTAAACAAAAGCTCTTTTAGGACTCTCAAATTTTTTAATTGTGAAGGAGTCCTAAGGTGAAAAAGTTTGGGAAATCATTAATCTGAATTTATATTCTATTATAGTTTATACATATGCTGTGGCCTGTTTATTCATTACTGGGAACCAATTAGGTTTTCAGTCTTTTCCAATTTTGAAACAATGTAGCTTTGAACATCTTTGTACATGATTAACTTCTCTTGGGTTTAAGTGGAAGTGGTAATCTGAAGTGCATGTGCATTTGTCAGCTGTACTGGAATTGCCAAATTCTTTCCACATTGGTTGTATCTAGTTGATACTAAGTTTTCTGTCAGAGTGTTTCTCCATatcattacctttttttttttgagagggagtcttatgctgttgcccaggctggcgtgcagtggtgcaatcgtggctcactgcaacctttgcctcctggattcaagcaattcttgtatgtcagcctccagaatagctgggactacaggcatgtgccaccacacttggcttatttatttatttagtagaagcagggttttgTCATGcaggccagtctggtcttgaattcttgacttcCGGTCATCTGTCcgtcttggcctcacaaagtgctgggattacaggcgtgagccaccatacctggcaccAAAGGTTTGAcagtttaatttctttcaggGTTTTGGAGATGAAATAATATccagttgttttaattttgcatttgtcATATTTCTAATGAGGTTGAGCTTCCCCACTTGCCCACCCTCCCCCAAtataaactctgtgtgtgtgtgtgcgcgcgtgcgcgcgtgtgtgtgcgcgtatcTCTGTTTCCTATGCTGGAGTGTGGTGGAGTGGTCACaactcattgtagccttgacctcttgtGTTCAAGCAAAccctttgcctcagcctcctgaatagctgggcccaggtgcaccccaccacactggttaactttttgttttttatttttcatagacacagagtcttgccatgttgtccagtgtggtcttgaactcctgggctgaagcagtcttcctgccttggcctcccaaactgttggaactacatgtgtgagccaccatgcctagcctgggGCTTCTTTTAACgttcttttgggtatattttGTTGAGTAGGATGCAGTTTTGAGGTAATCTTTTTAGTGTTTTCATATATAGGTTGTAATTTTTGTGTCTGCAATAATTTTCCTACTAAATAGGGCATAAAAATGCTGTCttctattagttttttaaaactgatttaaaattttgtgttttacaaaaatatataggGCATGAATCCTTCTGgacatcttttgtattttttactggattgcaatttatctttttttgtatgGATTTATTTCATTTAGCTTTTCTCTCCATTGATATGTAATGCAGTTTGTGTGGTATATCAGATTCCTTTAAGTATTTAGGCATTTTTAGTTTCCCtattttgttttcagtgttttatttgCTTCTCTGTTTGCTGTGTTTTAAAACTGACTTTATGATCAAAtgttaatatgtatattttatttagaattgttttagcttttttttcttttttaaaaattgagacggagtcttgctctgtcactaggctgtaGTGTAGTAGCACTATCTAAACTCACTTCagtctccacttcccaggctcaagtgatcctcccacctcagcctcctgattgttttagttgtttttcttctactcattttagggtttttcagttttcataggccgggcacagtggctcacgcctgtaatcccagcagtttgggaggctgaggctggcaggtcCCCAGAGGTctggattttgagaccagcctaaccaacatggtaaaacacagtctctactaaaaatacaaaaattagccagatgtggtggcacgtgcctataatctcagctatgggagaggctgaggcacaagaatggtttgaacctggtATGC
Coding sequences:
- the LOC144329361 gene encoding uncharacterized protein LOC144329361; translation: MATKAKAAKGTSTPRRADTPSRRNLGGRSRRRGRPFPHPRLKDHNGILFQIPPSKWRLRLPTTLSILPSSRRLLSAILPPVPPPLRGHLHSENRPSRPPAFTSRLQPSPPRQASPPCRALGLQWFDPRSTNRLPNKQATFSHPCPLTERTSASSQGGRIIPRPNCGLLGACSAPSATPAGLAREGALRDADQATSKLLRAH